A region of Paenibacillus sp. 37 DNA encodes the following proteins:
- a CDS encoding stalk domain-containing protein, with protein sequence MNNWKKLLLSLTFVGLILPVTSISEAAEKSAGSENLVPIREIAEQNGAEVSWQQKTGEITIRKSELTIVVKVGEKQAMVNGQAISLNNPVQLTKGVTFMDGAFLSETLKAAPEDIFISLISEGDGKEAAKYVHTSVSGVLSPTLLSQLWGALEGQNGKITSEAIAKHVEDNTVHRNVTYTFKTELTRLNITVRMNHNGLVDDLHIAATTPEVYQKPSYDDPSAYTEQDITVGQGDLALPGTLTLPKGEGPFPVVILVHGSGPSNQDAAIGGAKPFRDLAVGLASQGVAVLRYDKVTYEHTYKVASQPKFTLKQESVDQVNDAVELLKKNAHIDSTAIFVAGHSQGGFAMPLIIAEDKQHDIAGSILLAAPSSSFVDVLTEQQDELVERMKQLGLDTDVIQGQADFYKNVAAMVKDPQYSVDHLPETFPLQPAYWWFEQRDYVPAELAKTQNTPMLVIQGENDVQVSMNQFQTWKLALQGHSNVTYNSYPKVNHLLTSYDGLSIGQEYAEPSNVSKAIIDDIAKWVLKSN encoded by the coding sequence ATGAACAATTGGAAAAAGCTATTACTTTCTCTTACTTTCGTAGGTCTCATTCTTCCGGTGACATCCATCTCAGAAGCTGCTGAAAAATCCGCTGGTAGTGAAAATCTTGTTCCTATTCGTGAGATTGCAGAACAGAATGGGGCAGAGGTATCTTGGCAACAAAAGACAGGAGAAATCACAATACGAAAAAGTGAGCTTACAATTGTAGTTAAGGTAGGAGAGAAACAGGCGATGGTGAATGGGCAAGCCATATCCTTAAACAATCCTGTTCAGTTAACGAAAGGAGTTACTTTTATGGATGGGGCATTTCTTTCCGAGACGCTGAAGGCAGCACCTGAGGATATATTCATTTCCCTTATTAGTGAGGGCGATGGCAAGGAGGCTGCCAAGTATGTTCATACCTCTGTGAGTGGAGTGTTGTCACCCACGTTGTTGAGTCAGCTGTGGGGAGCTTTAGAAGGACAAAATGGCAAAATTACAAGTGAAGCCATAGCTAAGCATGTAGAAGATAATACAGTGCATCGCAATGTTACCTATACGTTCAAAACAGAGCTGACTCGTTTAAATATTACGGTCAGAATGAATCATAACGGACTTGTGGATGATTTGCATATTGCCGCCACTACTCCAGAAGTGTATCAAAAACCAAGCTACGATGACCCATCTGCGTATACAGAACAAGACATTACGGTTGGTCAGGGTGATTTAGCTTTGCCAGGGACATTAACTTTGCCCAAGGGTGAGGGACCTTTCCCAGTTGTTATTCTGGTACACGGATCTGGGCCTAGCAATCAAGATGCTGCCATTGGTGGTGCAAAGCCGTTTCGCGATCTTGCGGTAGGTTTAGCTTCACAAGGAGTTGCTGTATTAAGATACGATAAGGTCACGTATGAGCATACCTATAAGGTCGCTTCTCAGCCTAAATTCACATTAAAACAAGAGAGCGTAGATCAGGTAAACGATGCAGTGGAATTGCTTAAAAAGAATGCACATATTGATTCTACAGCGATTTTTGTAGCTGGACATAGTCAAGGCGGGTTTGCAATGCCGTTAATCATTGCTGAGGATAAGCAGCATGATATTGCAGGAAGTATTCTACTTGCTGCACCAAGTAGTAGCTTTGTGGATGTGCTTACCGAGCAGCAGGACGAATTGGTAGAGCGGATGAAGCAGCTTGGTTTAGACACGGATGTCATTCAAGGGCAAGCTGATTTTTATAAAAATGTAGCTGCGATGGTTAAAGATCCACAATATTCTGTAGATCATCTTCCTGAGACGTTTCCACTTCAACCTGCTTATTGGTGGTTTGAGCAAAGAGATTATGTGCCTGCGGAACTGGCTAAAACACAAAATACACCTATGCTTGTTATACAAGGCGAAAACGATGTGCAAGTGTCTATGAATCAATTCCAAACCTGGAAATTGGCTCTTCAAGGTCATTCCAATGTAACGTACAATAGCTATCCAAAGGTAAATCATCTTTTAACCAGCTATGATGGACTTTCAATCGGTCAAGAGTACGCTGAGCCATCTAATGTCTCCAAAGCCATTATCGATGATATTGCGAAGTGGGTATTAAAATCAAACTAA
- a CDS encoding GntR family transcriptional regulator yields MIIQLDMQSELPIYSQLVYQIIEGIASGELQLGEALPSVRNLAADIGVNLHTVNKAYTLLKQDGYILVHRQKGVVVNPDGMPDLTDDFLKKQQRELRPIIAEAICRGMTKEELSAVLDQMYDDVKMGHNKE; encoded by the coding sequence TTGATTATTCAACTGGATATGCAATCCGAACTTCCCATCTATTCGCAACTTGTTTATCAAATTATTGAAGGCATTGCTAGTGGTGAGTTACAGCTAGGTGAGGCGTTACCTTCGGTTCGGAATTTGGCCGCAGATATCGGTGTTAACCTTCACACCGTCAACAAGGCTTACACACTACTCAAGCAAGATGGATACATTCTGGTTCATAGACAAAAGGGAGTTGTGGTAAACCCTGATGGAATGCCAGATTTAACAGATGATTTTTTGAAAAAGCAGCAAAGAGAATTAAGACCGATTATTGCGGAAGCGATATGTCGCGGAATGACCAAAGAGGAACTATCTGCAGTGTTAGACCAAATGTATGATGATGTGAAGATGGGTCACAACAAAGAATAA
- a CDS encoding AI-2E family transporter: MINNKFYRICTAIILLLLIVYLGEKVNFIFSPLTSLIHIIIIPLLIAGFFYYLLRPLVDYMERHKIKRALSVLIIYVVIALILAGFSVLVWPSLREQLMNFVENAPALVTSLSDQLNALEKSNFISRYLPDDSNLFSRLSDVLSQGITQVTDYVSGLFSVVSNLVIILATFPIMLYYMLKEGSKFGTNLTLLLPRHYRKDGEETVHEIDEALSNYIVGRVIVNVALGILMYIGFLILGLPYALLLTVVSIILNFIPYVGALLAAIPVVIVAFIESPSMAIWSLVIIVIAQQIQDNLISPYVYGKQLDIHPLTTVILLLVGADLGNILGMIIVIPLYMILKIIVRKIHYRIVEDKTET, from the coding sequence TTGATAAATAACAAGTTCTACCGCATATGCACAGCGATTATTCTCTTGCTGCTCATCGTGTATCTGGGGGAAAAAGTGAACTTTATTTTCAGCCCCCTGACCTCACTGATTCACATCATCATCATTCCGCTGCTGATTGCTGGTTTCTTCTATTATCTGCTGCGCCCGCTCGTCGATTATATGGAAAGGCATAAGATTAAACGTGCATTGTCAGTTCTGATTATTTATGTCGTAATTGCATTAATACTTGCAGGTTTTAGTGTGCTTGTATGGCCTTCCCTGCGTGAACAATTGATGAATTTCGTGGAGAATGCTCCAGCGTTGGTTACTTCACTCAGCGATCAGTTGAATGCACTTGAAAAGAGCAATTTTATATCCAGATACCTGCCTGATGATTCCAATCTATTCTCACGTTTATCCGATGTTCTGAGTCAAGGGATCACTCAGGTAACCGATTATGTCTCCGGGTTATTCTCCGTGGTATCCAATCTGGTTATTATTCTGGCAACGTTCCCGATCATGTTGTATTACATGCTCAAGGAAGGCAGCAAGTTTGGAACGAATCTAACCTTATTGTTGCCAAGACATTATCGGAAGGATGGGGAAGAAACCGTCCATGAGATCGATGAAGCACTAAGTAACTATATTGTTGGCCGGGTTATTGTTAATGTGGCCTTGGGGATTCTGATGTACATCGGTTTTCTCATCTTAGGTTTGCCTTATGCTTTGCTGCTGACCGTTGTATCCATCATTCTGAACTTCATCCCTTATGTGGGGGCTTTGCTGGCAGCTATTCCGGTTGTCATTGTTGCGTTTATTGAATCACCTTCGATGGCGATCTGGTCCCTGGTCATCATTGTAATCGCACAGCAAATTCAGGATAACCTGATCTCACCTTATGTCTATGGCAAGCAGCTTGATATTCATCCACTGACTACCGTTATCCTGTTGCTCGTGGGTGCTGACCTGGGAAATATCTTGGGTATGATCATCGTGATTCCCCTATATATGATTCTGAAAATTATAGTTCGCAAAATCCATTATCGGATTGTCGAAGATAAGACTGAAACTTAA
- a CDS encoding DUF1648 domain-containing protein, producing MQLFSILPIILIFAPLALLLSFAPYVTRETISFGVTVSQYNYYTPVLRKLRRTFATVSLIGNGLIILTCLYILRSANEESTTMITGVCTMIFIVYWAALHILFHFKMKKIKETLTTVEVPQRVKIDTTFRQNKLTYSNYWFLVHIAIIVAIAIITILNYNALPNVIPMKYDLQGNVTSSVPKTYLSVLAINLVQLGIIALMMLVNWSIKTSKQQLTPSNPAQFAADHIRFRRKWSLFTIITGLLLTILFAFIQINMFVPNQVLLTAISLITSVAILLGAILLSLTGRQGGGKIRNHQEDRERSKEQPVNDDEYWKLGFIYFNPKDPSFTVEKRYGIGWTINFARPLSWVLVLFIIAIVVLSRVLSQ from the coding sequence ATGCAACTATTTAGTATATTGCCTATCATTTTAATCTTTGCTCCATTAGCCTTACTGCTATCCTTTGCACCTTATGTGACAAGGGAAACAATCAGCTTTGGGGTTACGGTAAGTCAATATAATTATTACACACCAGTCTTACGTAAGCTCCGGAGAACGTTTGCTACAGTAAGTCTGATCGGAAACGGGTTGATTATTCTTACCTGTCTGTATATACTCCGATCTGCCAATGAAGAGTCTACCACAATGATCACCGGTGTTTGCACAATGATATTCATTGTGTACTGGGCCGCACTACACATATTATTTCATTTCAAGATGAAAAAGATAAAAGAAACACTTACAACTGTAGAAGTACCTCAAAGGGTTAAAATCGATACCACCTTCCGCCAAAATAAACTCACCTATTCCAACTATTGGTTTCTCGTTCACATAGCTATTATTGTAGCCATTGCGATCATTACAATCTTGAATTATAACGCACTACCTAACGTCATTCCGATGAAATATGATCTTCAGGGCAATGTCACTTCCAGTGTGCCCAAAACCTACCTTTCAGTATTGGCTATTAACCTTGTACAGCTAGGAATCATTGCACTGATGATGTTGGTGAACTGGAGTATTAAAACAAGCAAGCAACAGCTTACTCCATCAAATCCTGCCCAATTTGCTGCTGATCATATCCGATTCCGCCGTAAGTGGTCCCTATTTACGATCATAACAGGTTTGCTTCTTACCATCTTATTTGCCTTCATTCAGATAAATATGTTCGTTCCTAATCAGGTCTTGTTAACAGCGATTAGTCTGATCACCTCAGTGGCGATCTTATTAGGCGCTATATTGCTGTCTCTTACAGGCAGACAAGGCGGTGGAAAAATTAGGAACCATCAGGAAGATCGCGAACGGTCCAAGGAGCAGCCTGTGAATGACGATGAATATTGGAAACTTGGTTTTATTTACTTCAATCCCAAAGACCCTTCTTTTACCGTAGAAAAACGTTATGGAATAGGTTGGACGATTAACTTCGCTCGTCCACTATCTTGGGTCCTAGTGTTATTCATTATTGCTATTGTTGTTTTAAGCAGAGTTCTGAGCCAATAA